From a single Pseudophryne corroboree isolate aPseCor3 chromosome 6, aPseCor3.hap2, whole genome shotgun sequence genomic region:
- the LOC134934503 gene encoding olfactory receptor 1E16-like gives MNNCTISTVKEFHIIAFPSSSTGYVLIFAGILFMYLMTAIGNLIIITLVCLVPQLHTPMYFFLCNLSIADITYVSVTLPKLLSILITQDHKISFYGCISQLYFFLLCGQAEIFILTCMAYDRYVAICKPLQYSMIMRKKVLIVMSAFSWLIGIGNSVVHAMVASSLSFCQSNEIDHFFCDLKTLSMLSASDSTNRDILTSVESIFIGILPYLLIVISYVYIISTILKIRSSQGRLKVFSSCTSHLTTVILFYGPIIFLYMKPENDHSRSDDKLLSIIYVAVVPMLNPLVYSLRNKEVLGATTKIKQYMKNF, from the coding sequence ATGAATAATTGTACAATCAGTACAGTAAAGGAATTCCATATTATAGCATTCCCCAGTTCTAGCACTGGATATGTGCTCATTTTTGCTGGGATTCTTTTTATGTATCTTATGACAGCCATTGGAAATCTGATTATTATCACACTTGTTTGTCTTGTGCCCCAGTTGCACACTCCTATGTATTTCTTCCTGTGTAATCTCTCCATTGCAGATATCACATATGTCTCAGTTACTCTCCCAAAGCTACTGTCCATCCTTATAACCCAAGACCACAAAATCTCATTTTATGGCTGTATTAGTcagttatatttttttttattatgtggaCAGGCTGAAATATTTATCCTGACATGCATGGCCTATGACCGCTATGTGGCAATCTGTAAGCCCTTGCAGTATTCAATGATCATGAGGAAAAAAGTGCTTATTGTAATGTCTGCTTTCTCCTGGCTTATTGGAATCGGGAACTCCGTGGTACATGCAATGGTTGCATCATCATTATCTTTCTGCCAATCAAATGAAATTGACCATTTTTTCTGTGACCTAAAGACATTGAGTATGCTCTCGGCTAGTGATTCTACAAACAGAGACATTCTGACATCAGTAGAAAGTATATTTATTGGAATTTTGCCTTATCTACTCATTGTAATCTCCTATGTATATATAATTTCAACAATATTGAAGATCCGATCCTCACAAGGACGTCTAAAAGTTTTCTCCAGTTGCACATCCCATCTCACAACTGTTATTTTATTCTATGGACCAATCATCTTCTTGTACATGAAACCAGAAAATGACCACTCTAGATCAGATGACAAACTGCTCTCAATAATATATGTGGCTGTGGTTCCAATGTTAAACCCATTGGTATACAGTTTGAGGAACAAGGAAGTTTTGGGAGCTACtacaaaaataaaacaatatatgaAGAATTTTTAA